A section of the Oncorhynchus tshawytscha isolate Ot180627B linkage group LG09, Otsh_v2.0, whole genome shotgun sequence genome encodes:
- the LOC112234598 gene encoding LOW QUALITY PROTEIN: target of Myb protein 1 (The sequence of the model RefSeq protein was modified relative to this genomic sequence to represent the inferred CDS: inserted 1 base in 1 codon) encodes MEFLTGNPFTTPVGQRIEYATSSSLQSEDWALNMDICDIINETEEGPRDSYKAIKKRIVGNKNFREVMLALTVLEACVKNCGHRFHVLVSTREFVEGVLVRSILPKNNPPLVLHDRVLSLIQAWADAFRSSPALTGVVSVYEDLRRKGLEFPMTELDGYSPNHTPNRTVPDNGPIVTVSAAPSSPRPVPISPQLPASQQSEQIPLTFTPYQVKKLKTDLGVVRGNLTVMSDMMSQLDPATASXSDTELLQELYAACKDMQDKIMELVPRLSEEKLTEELLVANDEINATFTRYQRFQRQRATMQSPTYVNLIDLSAAIKPVVTAPTHSQLSRSTVDTVSSQMTGLRMREFDEFAQNRSITQTQPRPSERNEGVADSLAQAQNTRLQNTGTIPVSQTSVMDDIEKWLDVNEEDDMADSEGVTSEEFDRFLAERARAAERLPSLKASSRDDNNYSES; translated from the exons ATGGAGTTTCTGACAGGAAACCCGTTTACTACACCGGTGGGCCAGCGAATAG AATATGCAACCAGCTCCAGTCTCCAGTCGGAGGACTGGGCTCTCAACATGGACATCTGTGACATCATCAACGAGACAGAGGAGGG GCCTAGAGATTCATACAAAGCAATAAAGAAGAGGATTGTTGGAAACAAGAACTTCAGAGAGGTCATGCTGGCATTGACT GTGCTGGAAGCGTGTGTGAAGAACTGTGGCCACAGGTTCCATGTGCTAGTCTCAACCAGGGAGTTTGTTGAGGGGGTTCTTGTCAGGTCCATCTTACCCAAGAACAATCCCCCTCTGGTCCTGCATGACAGGGTGCTCAGCCTTATACAG GCATGGGCAGACGCATTCCGCAGCTCGCCAGCTCTGACGGGCGTGGTCTCTGTGTACGAGGACCTGAGACGGAaaggactggagtttcccatgACTGAACTGGACGGATACTCTCCCAATCACACTCCAAATAGG ACTGTGCCTGATAACGGGCCTATTGTCACTGTATCTGCTGCACCCTCATCCCCCAGGCCTGTCCCCATATCACCACAGCTTCCTGCATCCCAACAGAGCGAGCAGATACCCCTCACCTTCACACCTTATCAG GTTAAAAAGTTGAAGACCGACCTGGGAGTGGTTCGAGGTAACCTGACAGTGATGTCAGATATGATGTCTCAACTGGATCCAGCAACAGCTA ATTCAGACACAGAGCTGCTTCAG GAGTTGTATGCAGCATGTAAAGACATGCAGGATAAGATAATGGAGCTGGTCCCAAGACTCAGTGAGGAGAAACTGACAGAGGAGCTGCTGGTTGCCAACGATGAAATCAATGCCACATTCACTCGCTACCAGAG GTTTCAGAGACAAAGAGCTACAATGCAG AGCCCGACCTACGTCAACCTTATTGACCTCAGTGCAGCAATCAAGCCTGTTGTTACAGCTCCCACCCACAGCCAGCTCAGCCGATCAACAGTGGACACAGTGTCTAGTCAGATGACAGGACTCC GTATGAGGGAATTCGATGAATTTGCACAGAACAGGAgcatcacacagacacaaccgAGACCGAG TGAGCGGAATGAAGGTGTTGCCGACAGTCTGGCTCAAGCACAAAACACCAGATTACAGAACACTGGAACG ATCCCTGTGAGTCAGACGTCTGTGATGGATGACATTGAGAAGTGGCTGGATGTGAACGAG GAGGACGACATGGCTGATTCAGAGGGTGTGACAAGTGAGG AGTTTGACAGGTTTCTGGCAGAAAGAGCGAGAGCAGCAGAGCGACTCCCGTCCCTGAAAGCTTCTTCTCGTGACGACAACAACTACTCTGAGTCATAG